CGTCGTGGCCGTGGATCTTCTACATCAACATCCCCATCGGCCTGCTGACAACGGCAGTGATCTGGGCGGTGCTCAAAGACCGCGAAACGCCGACGGCCAAGCTGCCGGTGGATAAAACCGGCCTGTTTCTACTCATGCTCTGGGTGGGATGTTTTCAGGTCATGCTCGACAAGGGTCACGAACTGGACTGGTTCGGCTCGCCGTTTGTCGTCGCCCTGGCGGTGATTTCGGTGATTGGCTTCTGCTACTTCCTGGTGTGGGAGCTGACCGTGCCCCATCCGGTGGTGGATCTGAGTTTGTTCAAAAACCGCAATTTCGCCCTTAGCACCCTGTCGCTGAGCCTCGGCTATGGCGTCTTTTTTATGAATCTGGTGCTGACACCGCTGTGGTTACAGCGCTTCATGGGCTACACCGCCACCTGGGCCGGTCTGGTGACGGCACCATTCGGAATTTTTGCCGTTATTCTCGCCCCGGCGGTCGGTAAGAACCTGCATCGCGTTGATCCGCGGCTGTTTGTCACCGGCGCGTTCAGCTTCTTTTCGCTGGCGTTCTACCTGCGCTCGCAATTCACACCCGATGTCAGCGCCGGGACCATCGCCCTCAACCATCTGCTGCAGGGCATCGGCATGGCCGCATTCATGACGCCGCTCAACGCCATGGCCGTTTCCCAGTTGCCTCAAGAGCGCATCCCGTCAGCGTCCGGCCTGCTCAACTTTGCCCGCATCATGCTCGGTGCATTCGCGGCCTCCATCGGTACCACGTTGTGGGAGGACCGCGCCATCCTGCATCACGCCCAGCTCAGTGAACACATCACCGGTTACGCCAACGCCGTGATCATCGCCCGCGACAAGTTGCTCACCATGGGCATGGCCGGGATGAAAAGCCTGGGGTTGATCAATATGGAGCTCACCAAGCAAGCGTACACCCTGTCGGCCATGGAGCTGTACCGCATCTCATCGCTGTTATTCCTGATTCTGATCAGTGTCATCTGGCTGGCGCGACCGGACAAAAAGACGCCAAGTGAATAATGTTGCCATAGCGGGGCGGCGGGACAAGGCAAACGCTGTCTCGCCGCCAATCACCCCACCGAGATGAGTCGTCACCACGGGATGGCCGATATCGCCCAAGTGCAGACTGTGAAACACAACGCTGCCGGTAGAAACTTCCCACAGGATCACGTCCACGATTACGGCGATTTTCACGCCTGAACAAAAACAATCGATGGTATCAACGCCACCGATATGCTAGAAGACACTGCACTTCAATCCGTCATTACGCACCCAACGCTTCAAGACAGGACCCGCCGTGAGCCAAACCGATTTTTCCGCCGTAAAATTACAGCCCGCACTGCTTAAAAACCTCCAGTCCATCGACTACGCGCACATGACGCCTATCCAGGCCATGGCTCTGCCGCCGATTCTGGCGGGCAGCGATGTCATCGGTCAGGGCAAAACCGGCTCGGGAAAAACAGCCGCCTTCGGCCTCGGCCTGCTGGAAAAACTCAACGTCAAACGCTTTCGCGTGCAGGCGCTGGTGTTGTGCCCGACACGTGAACTGGCCGATCAGGTGGCCAAAGAGATTCGCACACTGGCGCGCACTATCCACAACATCAAGGTACTGACGTTATGCGGCGGCATGCCGTTCGGCCCGCAACTCGGCTCTCTGGAGCACGGCGCCCATATCGTGGTCGGCACACCGGGGCGCATTGAAGAGCATGTCCGCAAAGGGGCCTTGAAGCTGGACAACCTCAACATCCTGGTGTTGGATGAAGCGGACCGTATGCTGGAGATGGGCTTTCAGGAGGCGCTCGATGCCATCATCGACCAGACTCCGCAGGAGCGCCAGACCCTGCTGTTCAGCGCGACGTTTCCCCGCCAGATCGAATCGATTGCCGCGCGGGTGATGAAGACACCAGTCATGGTTCAGGTGGAAGCCACCCACGACAGTGCAGTGATCGCGCAACATTTCTACGAAGTTGCCGACGACGAAGAGCAGCGCAAACAGGCACTGCGTCGTTTGTTGCTCCATCACCAACCGGCTTCGGCGGTGGTGTTCTGCAATACCAAGCTGGACACCCGCGAGGTTGCCGACGATCTACGCGAGCACGGCTTCAGCGCCCTGGCACTGCACGGCGATCTGGAACAACGTGAGCGGGATCAGGCGCTGGTGCGGTTCAGCAACGGCAGTGCTACGATTCTCGTCGCCACCGACGTTGCTGCGCGCGGTCTCGATATTGAGGCGTTGGATTCCGTGTTCAACTACCATCTGGCTCGCGAGAGCGAGGTGCACGTCCATCGCATCGGCCGCACCGGTCGGGCGGGCAGCCACGGCCTCGCCTGTTCACTGTACAGCAGCAAAGAACAGTTCAAGGTGACGCGACTGGCAAAATTTCTCGATCAGGATCTGAGCGGCGAGCCGCTGCCAGCGGAGAGCGTGCTGGAGACAGAGCCTCGCCAGCCCTCCATGGCCACCTTGCAGATTGATGGCGGCAAGCGGCAAAAAATCAGGCCGGGCGACATCCTCGGCGCGCTGACCGGAGCCAACGGCATTAACGGAGCCGATGTCGGCAAGATCAACGTCTTTGCCAACTGGGCCTATGTGGCGGTCAAACGCGAGTCGGCTGCGGCGGCGTTAAAAAAGCTCTGTAACGGCAAGCTCAAGGGACGCGTCATCCGCTCCCGGCGGATTCGCGGGTAAGAACTACACTCTGGCGCCGCTGTGCATCTGCACAGGGCACACGCGTGGATTGCCATGCGAACTTTTACGCGTCCGGCGGTGTTTTCTGCGGCAGGAGATTGATAGAGTAACAACCATCAAGGCTTGTTGTGGCAGGCAAGACCTGGTTCTCCTTTCTTCCTAGTTGATACACACAATAAACAAAGCCGGTTCGGATGCCTCCCCGAACCGGCTTTGTTGCGTCTGGTGTTCGACATGCGAAACCATGTCACGATCTCTAGCGCCCCGACTATGGAGCTTTATTGATCACAGAATATCTTCCATCGGCATCCACTTCCAAAACGTCAGCTTCAGCCGTTTTCCCCACGGCGCAAAACGGTCCGGGTTATCCTCAGCGCTGTTCCAACTGTTGCCCGGAGCCATGTCGCGCTCGATCTCCAGCTCCACCTGTTGCGCCAGATGCGGATTGTCGATGATCACCCCCCACTTCGGTGTTGAGGTTGGCCGAACGGGGATCGAGATTGAAGGTGCCGACAAACAATTTTTCACCATCGATCACCAGGGTCTTGGCGTGGATGGCAAACACCGGCGCCTTCTCTTTCAGCTTCGGATAACGCTCCATCAAGTGCTGCTGAATGCGCGGATGGGGCTGAAATTCAAACACCTCAATGCCCGCTTCCAACAGATCCTCCCGCTGATTGCTGTAACCGCTGAACGCCTGCAGATTATCGGTGGACAACAGCGAATTGGTGCTGATGCGCACCTTGACCCCTTTTTTGATCAGCTCTTCAAACAGCTCCAGTCCACCCTCCGGCATCACCAGATAGGGGGATTGGATGGTCACGCTCTTCTCTGCCTGCGCCAGGGCTTCGGCCAGTCGGCTCGTCGAGCGACCACCGCCACCCAGCCCGTGGTCACCGGAATTCTTCCCCGGTTCATCGCTGATGAATTGCACCTCACCCCACGCCAGATTATCCATCAACATCTGAAATTTCAGTGGCAGATCATCCAGCGCCTGTTTCACTTCAGGAGCAAAGTTTTCCGGATTTTGCGCGTAGGCATGCAAATCGGCATAGATGGCGTCACGCCGTTGTTCATCCGGGGCATGCTTGGCATCGAGCAGGCTTTCAATCGGTTTGGCCAGAGCACTGTTCCAGAACGCATCAAAACTGACGGTCATGGTCTGTGCCACCGGACCAAGCAACAGGATATCGCGATCCCGAAAGTTGTAGCTCTGGTCAAAATCGTAATACTCATCCGCCATGTTGCGACCGCCGGTGATGGCGACCTGCTGATCGACAATAAACGTCTTGTCGTGCATGCGCTGATTGGCCGCGCGAAAATTGCTGAAAATATTCCACAACCGCTGCGGGGTCGAAACGCCGGTTTTGTGCTGCGGGTTATAAACCCGGATGGAAATATTGGGATGCGCGGCCAGCGCCAGCAGAAAATCCTCCGGCGCCTGGATCAAAAGATCATCAACAATCACCCGCACCCGCACGCCGCGCTGCCCCGCCCGCAACAGGCTCTCGGTGGCCAGGGTGCCGATATTGTCATCGCTCCAGATGAAATACTGCACGTCGATGGTTTCCGCCCCATGATCGACTAACCAAGCGCGCGCCAGCAGGGATTCTTCCCCTTTGTCCAGCACGTAAGCGCCACTTTGATTGGGATGGGCGGTGAATGTTGGGGAGAGCAGGTCTTGGAGATTGTTGGCGAAAGCAGTGGAAGTGGTCAGAACAAGAAAAATCAAAAACAAGATAAATTTCTGCATACCAAAACAATTCCATCATATTGGAAAACAAATAAGGAATTTCCTCAATGCTTGTCAGAAGTTGTCACATCAAAAATCAGCTTTTTTTCGGCCTGCCAAACGTAAATATTCCAATTCATAAATGCCAAGCCTCAGCCATTCCCTATTAAGGTCAGCCATGTCGCGATTTGCACGATTTCTTCTAACTTCAGCCAGCCACAGGAATTCATATTCATTGTCGGTTGTTGAAAAAATAAAATGGGAATGGTTAGAATCTTTATCCGTAGGAGTAGCCTGAACTCGGCCAGTCACGTCGTCCCCTTTGAAAACAAAGCTTCTAATATTATATGGCTTAGGGACTATGCGAAGCTTTTTCACAGCATCTATTTCTTTTATAATTAAATTGGGGTTTCCATCCGGTTCTTCCAATTCCAGCATCATGAAGGTTCTTTTTTCACCCTGCAACCGAAGAGTGTCACAAGCTGGCGTAAGACAATAATAATACTTATGAGGAACTTCATCTGGCTTTTCAGAATCAACCCTAAGCACTGTACCCAAAGACAAAGAAGGAACCCACCCCTCTTGGGAAAGAAGCTTTGTAGAACCAAATGCTTCGCGCTTCAAAGAAGCAAATCGAGAGAAATCAGTCTCGGATTCAATGGCTTTTTCTTTAGAGCCATGCAATCCAAAAGTAACTTTTCTTCGATAATCTTCTTTGAAAGATTTTTCGCCTACCCCTTCAATCTCCACTTTACCCTGCCTGATTCCTTTATTCAGCAACCCGTCAATGAAGGCTCGATCAACGGATATGTCGTTACCCTTTTTCCCCCCATAGGTCTCTCTTCTTTTTGGTTGGTTATGTTTATCAAGCCATTTTGAAATTTGATTTTTTTCAAGGTAATTATCTGCAACTTTTTCGAGACCAAGAGCAGTATCGCATTCAGAAACAAAAAGTTCTCGGATCAGCTCTGCAACATCACCAGGAGGATCTGTGATTAAACGGTTGGCGACAAAAGCCATATCCAAATCAGAAGAGAATCGTGTCGCAATGTGGTGCATATTGCGACGTACGGCAGCTACTGCGGCTAAAGCAAAGGAAGGCAATAACCCTTCAGATAAATCTGTCATTGCCTCAAGAAGCTTATCCGGTAGTTCTTCGCCTTGAACTTCAGTTTTGTTCAGAACGAGAAAACAGAAATTGTTTCCTTTTGCCCACCCCTTCTTTTCATCAATTTTTTCAGGAGGCAAGCCCCCCTTTTTGAAAGCCGCAACAACATCTTTAGTTATTTGCTCAAAAAATGAAGATGGCTGGCCCGTATATACACAAATCAGACGCAAGCGACCGTTTTCTTTTGCATCTTCTTCCGCAATTTTTTCGAGAACTCTCAATGTCAGAGAAGGGTCTTTGTCTTGCAGATACCAATCAATAACAATCATATCCGATTGTCTACTGGCGGCAATGATGCGCTGTGCTTTACTGTCAGAATCTATCTCATCATCATCGGGCAGGACAAAAGCACACGCTATTTGCTCCTTGGCAAAAGCATCTGAAACAACTCGGATATTTAAATCGTGGGCTGAAAGATCTTGACTTTCCTCAGTGCCAGCCTCCCCCGTAGAATCAACTTCTTGGCTTTCAGGTTTTGGAGTAGCAGGCTCCCCACCCATCCCGTCATCCACAACCTCTGCAGTTTTAGCTGCCAAGGAAGGGGTGGATTTATTACTTAAGACTGGTTGATTATCAATAACTACTGCATTCATCACAAACTTACGTACTGCATTTTTGCAGTGCTCACGCCATGGAGCATTCACATCTTTAATTGCTTCACTCTGCGTCATCGATCCCCTCCGAGTCTTCTGCGGCTATTGAAATTCTGAAAACCGGATCCACATTGCTTCCGGCTTGCAACAATTCAAGATCAAACCCTTCTTTCAACAGGGTTTCTCTAGAAATCGCCAGCCCCATTCCACGACCACCGGGTTTTGTTGTTTCACCAAATTCGAAAATTCGATCTCGCAGACGCTCTTCAATACCGGGGCCAGAGTTGGAGACCAGAAAACCCTGATCATCCACTTCGAGAGAGACGGTTCGCTCATCCTTTGCCCCATTGGCAACCCAATAAATGGCATTGTCTACGATATTGATAAACGCACCAAGCAATGCCGAAGAATGGCATTTCACTTTTCGTGAGAGGAAATCAGCACTGGCGACCAAATTGATATCGTGCTCTTTAAGGGCTTTGCTAAAAATTCGCATCAGATTCATACGGATTTCGTCACCCGAAATTTCTACGTTGGTTCGGTGCAATCTGCGGCCAAGAGGGTCGAGCATTTTCAAATATCCGTCCAAATGATCGAATGAACTTCTTAGACGGGTATAAACTGCTTTTAGTTGTGGGGTGCCATCAGCCCAAGGCTTGAGATCGCGGATCGCAGTCCGTAAATCGCGAGCTGTCTTTTCAAATTCGTGTTGAAGAATACCAACGCCCATCCCCATTTGTGCAAAGTCAGAGTAAAAATCCAATTGTTCTTCCAGCCGCTGATTTTGTTGCTCCAAAGCGCCGACTTTGTCGTCTACAGTCTCCCGTTCCTTCAAACTTTCAGCAAAATCGACCAACTGCCTCTTTATCGCTTCCAGCAAGGAAGCTTCGCGTCCGCGTATTCTTGAAAGCTCTTCTTCAAATGCCGCTCTGGCTTCATCTAACACATCTGGATTTTCTGCGGTTTGCCGCGTAAAATCGATCAATAGCTTTTCAACAAGCTCCCGAAACTGACCAAACTCTTCACGCACTACATTTTTTAAGGTGGTGCGCATTTCCTCTTGAGCGGCATAAGCATCATTCCGCAAATTACTCAAATCGCGTACTAGCCCAGATTTTTGTTTTTCGAGAAGGTCCAATGCGGCTTCCCGTCGTTGGGAATCACTGATTCTACTGGCGGTGGCATTGCGGATAAGGACTTCAAGTTCTTTTCTCGCGGGAGAGATCAAATTTTCGAGGACCTCAGTGGAAACCCGCAAATAGGCCGCCCAATCTTTTTCGAGTTTTTGGGTTAACGCGAGACTACGCGGCTTGGCAAGCATGAGAGGTTTTTCAAGTAAATGAAATTTTTCCGACAATTCGATTTCCAATTCACGGATACCCAGGGCCAAATAGCCGTCATCCTCTACCAACACCAAATTATCAAGTTTGTTTTGCGCCTTAAAACAAAGCTCTTCCACAATCCGGTCGAAATCACCAGATTCGTATGCAGTGAAAAACTTATCAAGTTGCTCCTTGAACTCGTTCCTTCTATTGTCAGCCTTTTTCTTCTGTTTTTTCAGTAGTTTGTCTTGTACTAAGAGTTCGTTTTTTTTATCCCAGTAAGCTTCGTTTTGAGGAGATGTGGGTCTGAAAAATTCAAGCGCCAATCGTTCAAACAGATTGATAAGTACATTTCTGAAATCGCGATATGCTTGATTTTGCCGAAATCCTTCCCGACCGGCTTTTTCATGCAGTTTTTCATTTTTTTCATGGGTGATAGAGATAAATCCCATCATGCGGCGATAAGAGAAAAACCAATCTTGAGCACTTTTGGTTCGCCGTTTTTCTATTTCAAGAAAGTCAACATCGGTATTTCCGTATGGTAACACTCGGATACCGTTTCTATATATATACAAGCCTCCGATACGATCCAGCTTATCAATAATTGCCTTGTGGTCATCTGACTTCAATTGTGTTTCATATGTTCGCCCCATGACATAAGACGTTTTAATTGAAAATGGGCCACACGCAATTGTCCTGCCATGTCCGTCTGGCCAATTGCAAACGAAGGGGTGAGATTTGTTATAAATTTTGATGGTTCCGTTAAATTGTCCGTACTGATCAAATTCACCAGATATTAAGTGGTCATTATTTTCAAACTCTTCTGGAGTGAAAAAGTTGCTCGGCCCGATAAGCTCATTTGGTTCTTCGTCGAGATGATGATCGCGTAACTTGGTTTCTATAACCGGAATTTCTCCCGTCATAGTGTTTGAAAAACCCAATAGAAGCCTGTCGAAATTCGAAGGATCATTTTTACTTCGGCCATCAATGTCTTCATTCAACTCTCTCGCAGTTGGCAAAAGGATAAAATGGGTCCCATGGCCATCATCTCTGAGCGATAGTGGCGTTTCATCCTTTTTCAAGAATTTTCGAAGCGTGGTGTCTAATTTGTCGGGGCCTATCGGCTGGACTTTATTCAATTCATCATTGAGCCGGTCAAACTCAGCTCCATCTAACTCCTCACGCAATTCCTTGATGTTTGATCTCACTCGACCAATCAACCCATTTACATCATCACGAGTGGGTAACGAACCACCAGGAAGCTCAATAATCGGGACATCGATCATACCAATATCGAGCCCAGGCTGTTCAAAAAGTCCCCAGTGAACCAAGACAACGACAAGATCATGCATCCCATCGGGACGCACAGCACGGGTAAGAAGCAAGGTAATGGGGGCGATAACAGCTATGGCCAGACGGCCTATTCCCTTTTCCCCCATGATTACGCGGCGAGGTAAATTTTTCGGACCGGTCCAACTGTCAACGGAGTCAGGGCGATTCGCTTTAAGACGGCTTTCTGTACCCAAGGTTAGCCAGCGATTTTCTACATCTTCGCGAGTCATCCCATATCCGTCATCACGAAGAACTAAAACCCGGGTTCGGCGAAAATAATCGACCTCTGCTCTTTCTGCATAGGCATCGTGAGCATTTTTAAACAGTTCATGGATTGCAGTTGGGATACCAGCAATTTGTTGCCGGCCCAGCATGTCGACGGCACGAGCCCTGACCCTTAACTGAACCATTATTCCCCCTTACCTTAAATACCCTTAGACACTTCCAAAGGGTTAATATCATCTAGCTTCATTTCAATCTCCCCGGCAATTTCTTCCGGGGTCTGATGTGTCCAAAATCGCAACACTGTCCAACCAGATTCCTGTAAAGTGTTTGTAACCCGGTCGTCACTTTTTTGATTTGCAGCTAACTTCTTTGCCCACCATTCTTGATTGGCTTTTGGAACGGTTCCGTGTTCGGGGCATCCGTGCCAAAAACAACCATCAATGAAGATCGCCAAGCGTTTCCCCGGGAATGCAATATCAATCGAAGAACGGCCAATGTTCGGTTTCTTGGGGCGGTATTGTACTCGGTAACGAAGCCCCTTAGCGAAGAGCAACCGTCTAACAGCCAACTCTTCTTTTGTATCCCGATTTCTCACCTTTTTCATGGTGCGGGATACCGCCTCAGATGACGCAGCTGGACGCTTAGCCATTCTCTGCTACGGCGTCCATCCGGCCCCCATCTTCCAGCGCCTCATATAAGAAATTGGCGATTCCCGCCATCATTCCAGGGGGCACCGCGTTACCGATTTGAGTCGCTATCTGGGCGCTATTCCCTCTAAAGATATAATTGTCCGGGAAAGATTGGAGACGAGCGGCCTCTCTGAGGGTAATGGCTCGATCTTGAACCGGATGGGCATATCTGCCCTTGGTGATGTCTGTACAACCAGTTGTCAAGGTTGGAGCAACGTCGTGCCACCTCATGCGCCCGTAGGTATCCGGAAAAGAGTTGCTATTACGGGACAACTTCTTATGACAAAGAAGTTGTAATTGTTCGGGCAAAGAATCTCGGCTACCCCCATCATGAGGAATGTGCTGCAGTCGGCTGATATTCAATGCTGAATGGCGCCTTGAGAAATGCAGTGCATCACCGCCCTCTATTGGCGAACCGATTGGCGGAACGGGCAAATCACTAATGGCATCAAAAACGGTTTGTCTCTGTGAGGCATTTATGTGCTGAACATGCTGAAGTAAAGAAACTCGTCTGGCCCCAACAAGAATCATTCTCTCCCTGCGCTGTGGCACTCCCAGTTCTGCAGCGTCAACACTTTGGGGAGGATTCAGATGAAACCCCAGTTCCTTTAATTTTTCAGCTAGCTCACTAAAAACGGAAGACTTCCCAATATTGGGAACATTCTCAAAAAAAATCATTTCGGGATTCAAATGCTCGATGAAGCGTAATGACTCCAGCACGAGTAACGAACGAAGGTCATCATTCGATTTCTTTTGATTTCGGTTGCTAAAGGGTTGGCACGGAGCACAAACGACCAGAAGGTCTACATTTGCTCCGCTAAGGGTTGAGGTAAAAACGGCAGGAGAAACTTTTCTGATATCCTGCTCTAGGAGATGGACTTCCGGATGATTTGCATGATAGGTGGCACAGGCGGTGGTATCTAAATCGATTGCACCGACGACATTGAAACCGGCTTGCTTCAGTCCCCAGGTTACAGCTCCGGAACCACAAAATAAATCAATCGCCGTTTTCATAAAACCTCATCCTAAAATACGTAATTAAATTTCAATAATATATCTAAAGGCTTGGATATTTTCAACCGTCTTGTTCATCCTCCGGGAATCCAAAAATTCTTTCCTGACACGTCTCAATCCCTTCTGACACCAGCTGAGTTCCAGCACCCACCAAACTTTTTTAAAGCGGGAAAGCGACCCCTCTGCGAATCAAAGACTCCAATCCGTCACTCCACCCCCACCCCCAACCGATGATGCGACCCAATATCCTCAATCCACGCCTTCTTCACATCCACCTGCTGGGCAAACGTCTGCCACTGACTCACAGCCTCAACAACCTCGTCAATGATTTCCTTGGGACGTGGCAGGCTGATGGATTCGCCGACGGCAATCAGATCCTGCAAGGTAAACCCTGAACGTTTGCCGTTGATGGTCATCTGGTGTTCATTGGTCCACTGCCCTTTGGGATTATGGGCGTAGGTGACATCGTAGGCCGGTGACAGCCGCCAGCGGCCGTCACGATCCATGAGAAAGGAGATATTTTTGGTGTGATCGTCCTGATTGCGGGCGACGACATTGAACACCATGCGCCGATACATCTGGGCGGCTTCTTTTTTAGACAGTTTCAACTGGCGCATCACCTGAAACGCCTGTTCATAGCCGTAAGCACCGGGCAGATTGTAATCGTAGTGGGCCACGCCGCACAGGGTTTGCATGTGGAGCTTGCGGTTGCCCTGGCGGTCGAAGCGTTTGGTCATGAAGTGCGCCCGGTCGCCTTCTTCTAGCAGACGACAGGGGGACATGTCGATCCCGGCTTGCCGGGCCATGAGGGCGTAGGCATATTCCACCCGGCCGAAGCCCTGGGTGTCGCCGAGTTCGATGTCTCCGGCACCGTCAAATTTAATCAACCAGTGGCTGTAACCTTCCGGCACATCGGCCTGACCGGAAATGACGTCGCCGGCATCATTGACGGCAATCACGGCTTTGGGCCGTGCGCCACCGGCGGAGGTGCCGATGGTGAGAAGATCGAGCAGGGCTCGGGTATGAGCGGCATCGTCGTCCATGCGGGTAAACGCGGAATGTTTGGAGGTCACCTGATGCGCGAGTGCAACCATGGAGGCGATATCCACGGGCCGGGAGGTCGAGAGCCGACCATCGACGGCGGGCTGAAATTCCAACGCACCCATGGCTCGGGTGCCGATGGACAACAGGTGCTCAAGGGGG
This region of uncultured Desulfuromonas sp. genomic DNA includes:
- a CDS encoding response regulator receiver domain; amino-acid sequence: MTQSEAIKDVNAPWREHCKNAVRKFVMNAVVIDNQPVLSNKSTPSLAAKTAEVVDDGMGGEPATPKPESQEVDSTGEAGTEESQDLSAHDLNIRVVSDAFAKEQIACAFVLPDDDEIDSDSKAQRIIAASRQSDMIVIDWYLQDKDPSLTLRVLEKIAEEDAKENGRLRLICVYTGQPSSFFEQITKDVVAAFKKGGLPPEKIDEKKGWAKGNNFCFLVLNKTEVQGEELPDKLLEAMTDLSEGLLPSFALAAVAAVRRNMHHIATRFSSDLDMAFVANRLITDPPGDVAELIRELFVSECDTALGLEKVADNYLEKNQISKWLDKHNQPKRRETYGGKKGNDISVDRAFIDGLLNKGIRQGKVEIEGVGEKSFKEDYRRKVTFGLHGSKEKAIESETDFSRFASLKREAFGSTKLLSQEGWVPSLSLGTVLRVDSEKPDEVPHKYYYCLTPACDTLRLQGEKRTFMMLELEEPDGNPNLIIKEIDAVKKLRIVPKPYNIRSFVFKGDDVTGRVQATPTDKDSNHSHFIFSTTDNEYEFLWLAEVRRNRANRDMADLNREWLRLGIYELEYLRLAGRKKADF
- a CDS encoding DHA2 family efflux MFS transporter permease subunit, with the translated sequence MQDNAPKVLPPLSGGRLVLATASLSLATFMNVLDTTITNVSIPAISGNLGVSTNQGTWVITFFAVANALAVPLTGWLTRRIGQIRLFLSALLMFILASLLCGLAWNLEALITFRILQGFAVGPIIPLSMSLLLQCYPRQKAGLALALWSMTVTVAPIAGPILGGWLTDNASWPWIFYINIPIGLLTTAVIWAVLKDRETPTAKLPVDKTGLFLLMLWVGCFQVMLDKGHELDWFGSPFVVALAVISVIGFCYFLVWELTVPHPVVDLSLFKNRNFALSTLSLSLGYGVFFMNLVLTPLWLQRFMGYTATWAGLVTAPFGIFAVILAPAVGKNLHRVDPRLFVTGAFSFFSLAFYLRSQFTPDVSAGTIALNHLLQGIGMAAFMTPLNAMAVSQLPQERIPSASGLLNFARIMLGAFAASIGTTLWEDRAILHHAQLSEHITGYANAVIIARDKLLTMGMAGMKSLGLINMELTKQAYTLSAMELYRISSLLFLILISVIWLARPDKKTPSE
- the dbpA gene encoding ATP-dependent RNA helicase DbpA; amino-acid sequence: MSQTDFSAVKLQPALLKNLQSIDYAHMTPIQAMALPPILAGSDVIGQGKTGSGKTAAFGLGLLEKLNVKRFRVQALVLCPTRELADQVAKEIRTLARTIHNIKVLTLCGGMPFGPQLGSLEHGAHIVVGTPGRIEEHVRKGALKLDNLNILVLDEADRMLEMGFQEALDAIIDQTPQERQTLLFSATFPRQIESIAARVMKTPVMVQVEATHDSAVIAQHFYEVADDEEQRKQALRRLLLHHQPASAVVFCNTKLDTREVADDLREHGFSALALHGDLEQRERDQALVRFSNGSATILVATDVAARGLDIEALDSVFNYHLARESEVHVHRIGRTGRAGSHGLACSLYSSKEQFKVTRLAKFLDQDLSGEPLPAESVLETEPRQPSMATLQIDGGKRQKIRPGDILGALTGANGINGADVGKINVFANWAYVAVKRESAAAALKKLCNGKLKGRVIRSRRIRG
- a CDS encoding very short patch repair endonuclease, with amino-acid sequence MAKRPAASSEAVSRTMKKVRNRDTKEELAVRRLLFAKGLRYRVQYRPKKPNIGRSSIDIAFPGKRLAIFIDGCFWHGCPEHGTVPKANQEWWAKKLAANQKSDDRVTNTLQESGWTVLRFWTHQTPEEIAGEIEMKLDDINPLEVSKGI
- a CDS encoding DNA cytosine methyltransferase; the encoded protein is MKTAIDLFCGSGAVTWGLKQAGFNVVGAIDLDTTACATYHANHPEVHLLEQDIRKVSPAVFTSTLSGANVDLLVVCAPCQPFSNRNQKKSNDDLRSLLVLESLRFIEHLNPEMIFFENVPNIGKSSVFSELAEKLKELGFHLNPPQSVDAAELGVPQRRERMILVGARRVSLLQHVQHINASQRQTVFDAISDLPVPPIGSPIEGGDALHFSRRHSALNISRLQHIPHDGGSRDSLPEQLQLLCHKKLSRNSNSFPDTYGRMRWHDVAPTLTTGCTDITKGRYAHPVQDRAITLREAARLQSFPDNYIFRGNSAQIATQIGNAVPPGMMAGIANFLYEALEDGGRMDAVAENG
- a CDS encoding phospholipase D family protein produces the protein MQKFILFLIFLVLTTSTAFANNLQDLLSPTFTAHPNQSGAYVLDKGEESLLARAWLVDHGAETIDVQYFIWSDDNIGTLATESLLRAGQRGVRVRVIVDDLLIQAPEDFLLALAAHPNISIRVYNPQHKTGVSTPQRLWNIFSNFRAANQRMHDKTFIVDQQVAITGGRNMADEYYDFDQSYNFRDRDILLLGPVAQTMTVSFDAFWNSALAKPIESLLDAKHAPDEQRRDAIYADLHAYAQNPENFAPEVKQALDDLPLKFQMLMDNLAWGEVQFISDEPGKNSGDHGLGGGGRSTSRLAEALAQAEKSVTIQSPYLVMPEGGLELFEELIKKGVKVRISTNSLLSTDNLQAFSGYSNQREDLLEAGIEVFEFQPHPRIQQHLMERYPKLKEKAPVFAIHAKTLVIDGEKLFVGTFNLDPRSANLNTEVGGDHRQSASGATGGAGDRARHGSGQQLEQR
- a CDS encoding ATP-binding protein → MVQLRVRARAVDMLGRQQIAGIPTAIHELFKNAHDAYAERAEVDYFRRTRVLVLRDDGYGMTREDVENRWLTLGTESRLKANRPDSVDSWTGPKNLPRRVIMGEKGIGRLAIAVIAPITLLLTRAVRPDGMHDLVVVLVHWGLFEQPGLDIGMIDVPIIELPGGSLPTRDDVNGLIGRVRSNIKELREELDGAEFDRLNDELNKVQPIGPDKLDTTLRKFLKKDETPLSLRDDGHGTHFILLPTARELNEDIDGRSKNDPSNFDRLLLGFSNTMTGEIPVIETKLRDHHLDEEPNELIGPSNFFTPEEFENNDHLISGEFDQYGQFNGTIKIYNKSHPFVCNWPDGHGRTIACGPFSIKTSYVMGRTYETQLKSDDHKAIIDKLDRIGGLYIYRNGIRVLPYGNTDVDFLEIEKRRTKSAQDWFFSYRRMMGFISITHEKNEKLHEKAGREGFRQNQAYRDFRNVLINLFERLALEFFRPTSPQNEAYWDKKNELLVQDKLLKKQKKKADNRRNEFKEQLDKFFTAYESGDFDRIVEELCFKAQNKLDNLVLVEDDGYLALGIRELEIELSEKFHLLEKPLMLAKPRSLALTQKLEKDWAAYLRVSTEVLENLISPARKELEVLIRNATASRISDSQRREAALDLLEKQKSGLVRDLSNLRNDAYAAQEEMRTTLKNVVREEFGQFRELVEKLLIDFTRQTAENPDVLDEARAAFEEELSRIRGREASLLEAIKRQLVDFAESLKERETVDDKVGALEQQNQRLEEQLDFYSDFAQMGMGVGILQHEFEKTARDLRTAIRDLKPWADGTPQLKAVYTRLRSSFDHLDGYLKMLDPLGRRLHRTNVEISGDEIRMNLMRIFSKALKEHDINLVASADFLSRKVKCHSSALLGAFINIVDNAIYWVANGAKDERTVSLEVDDQGFLVSNSGPGIEERLRDRIFEFGETTKPGGRGMGLAISRETLLKEGFDLELLQAGSNVDPVFRISIAAEDSEGIDDAE